The sequence below is a genomic window from Methylotuvimicrobium sp. KM2.
GCGTCTTAAAGCCGGACGGATTGGTTTATTTGGCGACACCGAACCGCCTTTGGCCCTGGGAAGTGCATTATCGTGTTCTGTTGTTACATTATCTGCCGCAACCTTTGTTCATGCGCGTATTGAAGTTTTTAAACCGTTATTATGAAGATTTGAGGCTTTTGAGCTGGTTTTCTTTAAAGGCCAAAGCGGGTAGACATTTTACGATACGGCCGGTTAGCGATGCCGTTTGTAAATGGCCGAAGCGTTATTATCTGAATGTTAACGACAGGAACGCGCGTATTCTGGCTTGGGTTCCGTTGGCGGTATTTCGAGGGCTTGTATGGATTCATCCGACATTGATCGCGGTGTTGAGACCCAAGTCGGGTAGGTCGGGTTAGCGCGAGCTTAACTTGCCTTGCTGTATATCCCATCGCAGATCAAAATTCGGCACCAGGGTGTCCGTTAAAGGACGCCGTGAACACATCCCTTAAATCATTACGCATGAAAATACAAAGCAATAACACCAAAATCTATATGGCTCGCCGAAACGGGCATAAAACCCGAATCTGGCAGGAGATGTTCTCAGACCTGATTGCCAGTCGAGAATTGATCTGGCGATTGATCATTAGGGACTTTTCGGTCCGCTATCGTCAATCGATGCTGGGTTATGTTTGGGCGGTTCTGCCGCAAATCGTCACAGTCGCCATTTTTACTTTTTTATCACGACACCGGGTATTCGACATGGGGCCGACCGACATGCCTTACGTCGTTCATGCTTTATGGAGCATATCCGTCTGGCAACTATTCGCCGGTTGCCTGATCGGTTGCACCAACAGTTTGGTGAATGCCGGGTCTTTGGTCACGAAAATCAACTTTCCCAAGGAAGCGCTGGTCTTTGCGGCCATAGGTCAAGCGTCGCTGGATTTCATGATACGTTTGATTCCGGTAACGGTGGTATTCATCTGGTATGGTTTTGTACCTGCCTGGCACAGCGTCTTTATTCCCTTGATATTGATCGCCGTGTTACTGATGGCCTTGGGGGCGGGCTTTATCATGGCGATCATCAACCTGGTTTTACGCGACATGGGCAACATGCTGAGCATGGTACTGACCTTCGGCATGTTTTTGGCCCCCATTCTGTATCCGCCCCCAGTCCGAGAACCTTTCACCATCGTCAATGTCGCCAATCCGTTTAGCCCGCTATTGATTGCAACGCAAAACCTGTTATCGGGGCAGCCCTTAATGCAACCGGAACTGCTGGTTTACATGATAGTCTTCAGCATTGGTGTATTTTTTCTAGGCTGGAGAGCTTTTCATATCACCATGCCGAGAATTGCGGAACGAGCTTAAAATCAGTCGGATGAAGTTTTAATCAAGGTCGAAAACGTCAGCAAACATTTTGGCCGCTCGCTGAAACGGTCTATGCCTTTTGCGGGACGGGTTATTTAACCCGTCCCCAACGATTCGGTTTGCCCTAAACATTTCGGCTGACTTCGGCCAAAGTCGAAATGTTTAGGACGGGGTTGCAAACCTATGCGCATCAAGCTAAGCAAAGATCCTCGCGGCTAAATCGCAACGGACCTCTTCCGGCAATCCTAAACAGCGTAGCCCGGATGGAGCGTAGCGCAATCCGGGAAGTTCGGAGCCACGTCATTCCCGTATTTCGCTACGCTGCATACGGGCTACGCGCTCAGTCACGTATTCGAATCGAAACGGAAGCCAAAATTGTCATTCAACAAAAGATCAAAGATGGTGAGCATGAACTTCTGTGGTCTTCAATTCTTGATTTTGAATGTTCAAAAAACCCGTTCCAAGAACATCGAATCGTCATACTCAATTGGCGAATCCTAGCATCTACCGTGATTATGATCGATGACAGCATCATTGCACGAGCCACAAACCTAATGACATTGGGCGTAAGCAAATACGATGCCTTACATGTGGCTTGTTCCATTGCAGGCGGCGCAGAAATCTTCGTGACATCAGATGATCGATTACTCAAATATTTGCGCGTGGTCGATGATACATTGGCGCTGTTACCGCAAAATGCCTTGGCTTATATGGAGAAATGGTATGAAAACTGAAACTGAAATACGCATGGCCGGTATGAACGCATTGATACAAGCATTGGGCTTAGTCGAAGCCGAACGTTTTTTAATGGCAATATCCCGCGAACGCTTTAATTACACCGAATGGCGGCGCACCGGATTACCGGATTTACCGATAGAAGAACTCACCCGATTAGCGAACCTCGAAGCGGAAAAAAACGACAACGATTCAGTGAAAAATAGTCTGTGATGGCTAAAAAATAAACATATCACCTAAACCATGCCAAAACTATACGAGAGCTTATAAGATGCGGTAAGGCACGCACGAACCGCACTTGTGCCATGTGGGTATCGTTCGTGATTTATGTGGTCCAGGCTATTCACCGCATCTTTGCTATAATCCATTGCAACAAGAGG
It includes:
- a CDS encoding ABC transporter permease; protein product: MKIQSNNTKIYMARRNGHKTRIWQEMFSDLIASRELIWRLIIRDFSVRYRQSMLGYVWAVLPQIVTVAIFTFLSRHRVFDMGPTDMPYVVHALWSISVWQLFAGCLIGCTNSLVNAGSLVTKINFPKEALVFAAIGQASLDFMIRLIPVTVVFIWYGFVPAWHSVFIPLILIAVLLMALGAGFIMAIINLVLRDMGNMLSMVLTFGMFLAPILYPPPVREPFTIVNVANPFSPLLIATQNLLSGQPLMQPELLVYMIVFSIGVFFLGWRAFHITMPRIAERA
- a CDS encoding methyltransferase domain-containing protein; the protein is MPFDAQSFDIVISNHVIEHVADADVHLAEIARVLKPDGLVYLATPNRLWPWEVHYRVLLLHYLPQPLFMRVLKFLNRYYEDLRLLSWFSLKAKAGRHFTIRPVSDAVCKWPKRYYLNVNDRNARILAWVPLAVFRGLVWIHPTLIAVLRPKSGRSG